A window of the Helianthus annuus cultivar XRQ/B chromosome 4, HanXRQr2.0-SUNRISE, whole genome shotgun sequence genome harbors these coding sequences:
- the LOC110938245 gene encoding glycoprotein 3-alpha-L-fucosyltransferase A, producing MSFLNPNHRPSRSTTSVHHLPTSSVASSSSSSSSSSLSLSSTSAHNSRKKWSNLLPLFLVLVFIAEISFLGRLDLTKNADLLNSWTESFYQFTTSSFSSNSIDSVDEDSILGVSGAVDLGGGGGGESCEEWLERVDSVVYARDFKKEPVLVTGAEQEWRSCAVECKFGFDNNKKADAAFGLPHGGGTAGILRSMESAQYYPENNLDLARRKGYNIIMTTSLSSDVPVGYFSWAEYDIMGPVQPKSEKALAAAFISNCAARNFRLQALEGLEKSNIKIDSYGGCHRNRDGNVNKVEALKRYKFSLAFENSNEEDYVTEKFFQSLVAGTIPVVVGAPNIHDFAPAPGSILHIKELKDIESVAKTMNRLGEDPIAYNQSLRWKYDGPSDSFKALVDMAAVHSSCRLCIFLATRIREKEESALSPKRPCKCERGSETVYHIYVRERGRFEMESVFLKSGNLTMEALETAVLLKFKYLDHEPIWRNERPESIRGDKNVLKVYKIYPVGLTQRQALYTFSFKTSTAFKSHVKSNPCAKFEVVFV from the exons ATGAGCTTCCTAAACCCTAATCACAGGCCATCAAGATCAACCACATCAGTTCATCATCTACCTACATCCAGCGTCGCATCTagctcatcatcatcttcatcatcatcgttATCCTTATCATCAACCAGTGCTCACAATTCCCGAAAAAAATGGTCGAATCTGTTGCCGCTGTTTCTAGTTCTAGTGTTCATAGCGGAGATCAGTTTTTTAGGTCGCTTAGATTTGACTAAGAATGCTGATCTGCTCAATTCATGGACCGAATCGTTCTATCAGTTTACCACGTCTTCATTTTCGTCTAATTCGATTGATTCGGTGGATGAGGATTCGATTTTGGGGGTTTCTGGTGCAGTGGAtttaggtggtggtggtggtggagagaGTTGTGAGGAGTGGTTGGAGAGAGTTGATTCTGTTGTGTATGCTAGGGATTTTAAAAAGGAGCCTGTGCTTGTTACTGGTGCTGAgcag GAGTGGAGGTCTTGTGCTGTGGAATGCAAGTTTGGGTTTGACAATAATAAAAAGGCTGATGCTGCATTTGGGTTGCCCCATGGAGGTGGTACAGCTGGCATTCTTCGATCAATGGAATCCGCTCAATACTATCCTGAGAACAATCTTGATTTGGCACGACG AAAAGGGTACAACATCATTATGACAACCAGTCTCTCCTCAGATGTTCCTGTTGGTTATTTTTCATGGGCAGAGTATGATATAATGGGCCCAGTGCAGCCCAAATCCGAAAAAGCATTGGCGGCTGCATTTATTTCAAATTGTGCTGCGCGTAATTTTCGTTTACAAGCCCTTGAAGGACTTGAAAAGTCAAACATCAAAATTGACTCTTATGGTGGTTGTCACCGTAACCGTGATGGGAATG TGAAtaaagttgaagcattgaagcgtTACAAATTTAGTTTGGCTTTTGAAAATTCCAATGAAGAAGACTATGTCACTGAAAAATTCTTCCAGTCCCTTGTTGCAG GAACTATTCCTGTTGTTGTTGGTGCTCCAAATATTCACGATTTTGCTCCTGCACCTGGTTCTATTTTACATATTAAGGAACTAAAAGACATTGAATCAGTTGCAAAGACCATGAATCGCCTTGGAGAGGATCCCATTGCCTACAATCAATCACTAAG atggAAATACGATGGGCCCTCTGATTCTTTCAAGGCCCTTGTAGATATGGCTGCTGTTCATTCATCTTGTCGGTTATGCATTTTTCTGGCAACAAGAATccgagaaaaagaagaaagtgcgTTATCCCCAAAACGCCCCTGCAAGTGTGAAAGAGGGTCTGAAACTGTATATCACATCTATGTAAGAGAGAGAGGGAGGTTCGAGATGGAGTCGGTTTTTCTAAAGTCAGGAAACCTGACAATGGAAGCCTTAGAAACTGCGGTTTTGCTAAAATTCAAATATCTAGACCACGAACCCATTTGGAGAAACGAAAGGCCTGAAAGCATAAGAGGGGACAAAAACGTGCTCAAGGTTTACAAAATATACCCGGTTGGCTTGACACAAAGGCAAGCTTTATACACATTTAGTTTCAAAACTAGTACGGCATTTAAGAGTCACGTAAAAAGCAACCCGTGTGCAAAATTCGAGGTCGTTTTCGTGTAA
- the LOC110938244 gene encoding uncharacterized protein LOC110938244, which produces MENSKQTPSILSKQRSWSPDIHRDIEWQKLKNNQRRRFRHRRSKSIDGAATDTDITDDDVKELKACFDLGFGFLPCTDLDPKLSHAFPALEFYAAVNRQYNSRLLSRSSSLSSDSSSSSSSPTSVIIDPSDDPQKVKMRLKQWAQLVTCSVLESSSSQLANNKSVAE; this is translated from the exons ATGGAAAACTCCAAACAAACACCTTCGATTCTCTCCAAGCAACGCTCGTGGTCACCGGACATCCACCGCGACATCGAATGGCAGAAACTTAAAAACAATCAACGACGTCGTTTCCGCCACCGCCGGAGCAAGAGCATCGACGGTGCTGCTACTGACACTGACATCACTGACGATGACGTCAAGGAGCTCAAAGCGTGTTTTGACCTAGGTTTCGGTTTCCTTCCGTGTACCGATTTGGATCCGAAACTCTCGCATGCTTTTCCGGCACTCGAATTTTACGCTGCTGTTAACCGCCAGTATAATAGTAGACTCCTGTCAAGGTCCTCTTCGTTAAGCTCCGATTCTTCGTCGAGTTCTTCGTCTCCGACCTCCGTGATTATCGATCCAA gTGATGATCCGCAAAAAGTGAAGATGAGATTGAAACAATGGGCGCAACTGGTTACATGTTCAGTTCTGGAAAGTTCTTCTTCACAGCTAGCGAATAACAAATCTGTTGCAGAATAG